GAAGCGATCACGCTCCTGAAGATCTCCGATTCGACGTTCCGCCGCCTGATCCGGAAAGGGGTCCTCAAAGCGGCCAAGATCGGCGGACAGTATCGTATTCTAGGCAAGCATCTCCTCCAATTGTTGAACCCCAAATTACCTGCTAAA
This window of the Candidatus Margulisiibacteriota bacterium genome carries:
- a CDS encoding helix-turn-helix domain-containing protein — its product is MGIQENEVYTPQEAITLLKISDSTFRRLIRKGVLKAAKIGGQYRILGKHLLQLLNPKLPAKIKKVYKKVLKELE